One genomic window of Sporocytophaga myxococcoides DSM 11118 includes the following:
- a CDS encoding DMT family transporter, producing MGKRNMLISTILFSLMHVSVKFLSGFNVFQIAFFRALISLSICLYLLNKSGLSLKGNRQSMLWFRGLLGTASIFSFYYTLQNIPLATAFTISQLAPLIIGIFAAMILKEKISRFQWLLLLLAFSGVLLIKGFDLRVTTFDIGIAIFSALMTAGAHFTIKVINQDDPPVKVMTYLPLVSLPLVTPFAIFYWKTPSVLEIFLLSGVGLLAHFAQLFLTKAYQQEKASNLIPFYFLGVMMSILWGYLAFEETFNFQSITGMAFLMIAGSPDIYKSMILLKKPKAS from the coding sequence ATGGGAAAACGAAACATGCTTATATCAACTATTCTGTTTTCACTTATGCATGTTTCTGTTAAATTCTTAAGCGGATTCAATGTATTTCAAATTGCATTTTTCAGAGCTCTGATCAGTCTGAGCATCTGCCTTTACCTTCTCAATAAATCCGGCTTAAGTCTGAAAGGTAACAGGCAAAGCATGCTTTGGTTTAGAGGCTTACTCGGAACAGCCTCAATTTTCAGCTTTTATTATACACTTCAGAATATCCCTTTGGCTACCGCTTTTACTATCAGTCAGCTTGCTCCATTAATTATCGGAATATTCGCTGCCATGATTTTAAAAGAGAAAATAAGCCGGTTCCAATGGTTGCTTTTACTTCTCGCATTTTCAGGGGTCCTGTTAATCAAAGGTTTTGACCTGAGAGTTACTACATTTGATATAGGCATCGCTATATTTTCTGCGCTCATGACTGCCGGTGCACATTTTACCATCAAAGTCATAAACCAGGATGATCCCCCTGTAAAAGTAATGACATATTTGCCTTTGGTTTCGCTGCCTCTGGTTACCCCTTTTGCCATTTTTTACTGGAAAACTCCTTCCGTATTAGAAATCTTTCTGCTTTCAGGTGTCGGTCTTTTAGCCCATTTCGCTCAATTATTCCTCACCAAGGCATATCAACAGGAAAAGGCATCCAACCTTATCCCATTTTATTTTCTTGGAGTGATGATGTCTATCCTTTGGGGTTATCTTGCCTTTGAAGAGACTTTTAACTTTCAGTCAATAACAGGAATGGCTTTTTTAATGATTGCCGGCAGTCCTGATATTTATAAAAGCATGATACTTCTGAAAAAACCTAAAGCTTCTTAG
- the mazG gene encoding nucleoside triphosphate pyrophosphohydrolase, translating to MIYNDLNKGERRKEMLSAFDKLLTIMDELREKCPWDKKQTIDSLRYLTIEETFELSDAIVEKDNDEIKKELGDILLHIVFYARIGSEQNNFDIADVINSLCEKLIRRHPHIYGDVNAENEEEVKKNWEQIKLKESEGKKTVLSGVPKSLPALVKAMRIQEKARGAGFDWEKREQVWEKVEEEMAEFKAEFNVVENKVIEKEKAENEFGDLMFSLINYARFLDINAEDALEKTNKKFIKRFNYLESESKKDGKELGKMTLAEMDKYWEAAKKL from the coding sequence ATGATTTATAATGACTTAAATAAAGGCGAAAGACGGAAAGAAATGCTTTCTGCTTTTGACAAATTACTCACCATAATGGACGAACTCAGAGAAAAGTGTCCCTGGGATAAAAAGCAGACTATAGATTCTCTGAGATATCTGACTATTGAGGAAACATTCGAGCTTTCAGACGCAATTGTTGAGAAAGATAATGATGAAATAAAAAAAGAGCTTGGAGACATTCTCTTGCATATTGTCTTCTACGCAAGGATAGGCTCTGAACAAAATAACTTCGACATTGCAGATGTCATCAATTCATTGTGTGAAAAGTTGATAAGAAGACATCCACATATTTATGGTGATGTTAATGCTGAAAATGAAGAGGAAGTGAAGAAAAACTGGGAGCAGATCAAACTTAAAGAATCTGAGGGCAAAAAGACAGTGTTATCTGGTGTGCCCAAATCTCTCCCTGCCTTAGTAAAGGCGATGAGGATTCAGGAAAAAGCGCGTGGAGCAGGTTTTGACTGGGAGAAAAGGGAGCAGGTTTGGGAAAAGGTGGAAGAAGAGATGGCTGAGTTTAAAGCGGAATTTAACGTTGTTGAGAATAAAGTGATTGAGAAGGAAAAGGCTGAAAATGAGTTTGGAGATTTGATGTTTTCTTTGATAAATTATGCAAGGTTTTTAGATATAAACGCCGAAGATGCGTTAGAAAAAACCAATAAAAAATTCATCAAGCGATTCAATTACCTCGAATCGGAGAGTAAAAAAGATGGTAAGGAATTGGGGAAAATGACTCTTGCCGAAATGGATAAATATTGGGAGGCTGCTAAGAAGCTTTAG
- the glmM gene encoding phosphoglucosamine mutase yields MTLIKSISGIRGTIGGKSGEGLTPIDIVKFTTGYAQWIKSRGEGRTVVIGRDARPSGQLVSGIVTSTLISMGLDVIDLGLSTTPTVEMAVTMEKAAGGIIITASHNPIQWNALKMLNEKGEFVSEADGKQILEFAENESTEFSEIKKIGQYSTDDSYIKKHIQAILKLPLVNKKLIEQRNFSIAIDCVNSTGGIALPMLLEALGVKNVTQYYCEPNGQFPHNPEPLPENLTYISREISKGKFDLGIVVDPDVDRLCFVCEDGSMFGEEYTLVAVADYVLKNKPGNTVSNLSSTRALKDVTEKAKGNYFASAVGEVNVVTAMKEHNAVIGGEGNGGIIYPELHYGRDALVGIALFLTHLAKFGKSISMLRMQYPPYHISKNKIELTPDIDVDCVIEEIRKKYNKQPINNIDGVKIEFDKEWVHLRKSNTEPIIRIYSESETQATADHLANKIITDIKELLSRHACLLR; encoded by the coding sequence GTGACACTAATCAAATCAATTTCAGGCATTAGGGGTACGATAGGAGGCAAAAGCGGAGAAGGTCTTACTCCAATTGATATTGTGAAATTCACCACGGGATACGCACAATGGATCAAGTCCAGAGGTGAAGGGAGAACAGTTGTAATTGGAAGAGATGCAAGGCCTTCCGGACAATTGGTTTCAGGAATTGTTACTTCTACTCTAATATCTATGGGACTGGATGTAATAGACCTAGGTTTGTCTACTACTCCAACCGTGGAAATGGCGGTTACAATGGAAAAGGCAGCAGGAGGAATTATAATCACTGCAAGCCATAATCCAATCCAATGGAATGCCTTAAAAATGCTGAATGAAAAGGGAGAATTTGTATCTGAAGCAGATGGCAAACAAATTCTGGAATTTGCCGAGAATGAATCGACGGAATTTTCCGAAATCAAAAAGATCGGACAATATTCAACTGATGACAGCTACATTAAAAAGCATATTCAGGCGATCCTTAAACTTCCGCTTGTCAATAAGAAATTGATTGAACAAAGAAATTTTTCAATCGCCATAGATTGTGTCAATTCCACCGGAGGTATTGCCTTGCCAATGCTACTTGAAGCTTTGGGGGTTAAAAACGTAACTCAGTATTATTGCGAACCTAACGGACAATTTCCTCACAATCCTGAGCCACTACCAGAAAATCTGACTTATATTTCCAGAGAGATTTCCAAAGGAAAATTTGACCTTGGAATTGTTGTAGATCCTGATGTTGACAGACTTTGCTTTGTCTGCGAAGATGGCAGCATGTTTGGTGAAGAATATACATTGGTTGCAGTAGCTGACTATGTGCTTAAGAATAAGCCAGGTAACACTGTTTCTAACCTTTCATCTACAAGAGCTTTAAAAGATGTTACTGAGAAGGCAAAAGGCAACTACTTTGCTTCTGCTGTTGGTGAAGTGAATGTAGTAACTGCAATGAAAGAACATAATGCTGTTATTGGTGGTGAAGGTAACGGAGGAATTATATATCCGGAGTTACACTATGGGAGAGATGCTTTAGTTGGTATCGCATTGTTCCTGACACATCTTGCCAAATTCGGCAAATCGATTTCAATGTTGAGAATGCAGTATCCGCCTTATCACATATCAAAAAATAAAATCGAACTTACTCCGGATATCGATGTAGATTGCGTAATTGAAGAGATCAGAAAGAAGTACAACAAGCAGCCTATAAATAATATTGACGGAGTGAAGATTGAGTTTGACAAAGAGTGGGTTCATTTAAGAAAATCAAATACAGAACCAATTATCCGAATTTATTCTGAGTCCGAAACACAGGCAACTGCAGATCACCTCGCCAATAAAATTATTACGGACATAAAGGAGCTACTTTCAAGACATGCATGTCTACTTAGATAA
- a CDS encoding cysteine desulfurase family protein has protein sequence MHVYLDNAATTILDPIVLDAMMPFFKEHFGNPSSIHTHGREAKSAIEKARKTVASLLNTSPSEIFFTSGGTEADNTAITSSINGFNIKHAITSPIEHHAVLHTLEHLEKEGKIQLHYVKLNEKGEVNYDDLEHLLQNYSHCFVSLMHGNNEIGNLSDISRIGELCRKHGAIYHTDTVQTAGHFQHDLQKLKVDFIVGSAHKFHGPKGVGFLYVNGDRKIDPLIYGGAQERNMRGGTENIYGIVGLAKALEMAYQNLTTHKEHISKLKTYMINSLKTEIPGVDFNGASADPENSLYTVLSVSLPPSDMNEMLLFNLDINKISASAGSACASGTDAGSHVLNAIKADPERGHIRFSFSKYNTIEEIDYTVKKLSNFYK, from the coding sequence ATGCATGTCTACTTAGATAACGCCGCTACAACAATTCTTGACCCGATAGTACTGGATGCCATGATGCCCTTTTTTAAAGAGCATTTTGGCAATCCTTCTTCGATTCACACACATGGCAGAGAGGCAAAATCTGCTATCGAAAAAGCCAGAAAAACAGTTGCCTCTCTTCTCAATACTTCCCCTTCAGAAATATTCTTTACCTCAGGAGGAACAGAAGCTGACAATACTGCCATTACAAGCAGTATTAATGGTTTTAATATCAAACATGCAATCACTTCACCGATTGAGCATCATGCAGTGCTTCATACTCTTGAGCATCTGGAAAAAGAGGGAAAAATACAGTTGCATTATGTGAAGCTTAATGAGAAAGGTGAAGTAAACTATGATGACCTTGAACATCTGCTTCAGAACTACAGTCATTGCTTTGTTTCTTTAATGCATGGAAACAATGAAATCGGAAACCTCAGCGACATTTCAAGAATAGGTGAACTGTGCCGTAAACATGGCGCTATTTACCATACTGACACAGTACAAACTGCCGGACATTTTCAACATGATCTTCAGAAGCTGAAAGTAGATTTTATTGTTGGGTCGGCCCATAAATTCCACGGACCAAAAGGTGTTGGCTTCCTTTATGTAAACGGTGACCGTAAAATAGATCCGTTAATTTATGGTGGTGCACAGGAACGAAATATGCGAGGAGGCACTGAAAATATCTATGGCATAGTTGGTCTCGCGAAAGCGTTGGAGATGGCATATCAGAATTTGACGACTCACAAAGAACATATAAGCAAGCTGAAAACCTACATGATCAACTCTTTGAAAACTGAAATACCAGGAGTGGATTTTAATGGTGCCAGTGCTGATCCTGAAAACAGCTTATACACTGTTTTAAGTGTAAGTCTTCCCCCTTCAGATATGAATGAGATGCTGCTTTTTAATCTGGATATAAATAAAATATCTGCGTCTGCAGGAAGCGCATGTGCTAGCGGCACCGATGCAGGATCTCATGTATTGAATGCTATAAAAGCTGACCCCGAGAGAGGACATATCAGGTTCTCTTTTAGCAAATACAATACAATTGAAGAAATAGATTATACAGTTAAGAAGCTTTCTAATTTTTATAAATAA
- a CDS encoding DUF4105 domain-containing protein translates to MKKFWLLLFSALIPFISFSLPKLSPYAKVSLITVAPGQELYSSFGHSAIWIKDDSNYIDKIYNYGTFDFETPGFYSKFVRGKLLYMLSVSRSDYMFYGAEQEQRSVIEQQLNMTLSQKQKLYNFLETNYLPENRFYKYDFFYDNCSSRLRDAFKTAMGDSLQFKNIVFKDQSFRQLIDPYLVNKQFQDLGMDLGLGAPADRIATPSQYMFLPDHLMNAIGNATVLSDSGKTAFVAKNNVLFKANPPEDQGAPVTPAMVFAALLLIGGFSTFITWKKRPETFTMDGILFLILGLFGLLLLFLWFGTDHKVTVHNWNIIWAFPTHIIAAILLFKKKRSVTTGYYFLLNGIVVLIFTACISVLPQEINMAVIPFLLLIIIRSFTLYYKITKRINYYPL, encoded by the coding sequence ATGAAAAAATTCTGGCTGCTGCTATTCTCCGCTTTAATACCATTCATATCTTTTTCACTCCCCAAACTTTCCCCATACGCCAAAGTGAGCCTCATCACAGTTGCTCCGGGACAAGAATTGTATTCAAGCTTTGGCCATAGTGCGATCTGGATAAAAGACGATTCCAACTATATAGACAAAATTTATAACTATGGGACATTCGATTTCGAAACACCCGGATTTTATTCAAAGTTTGTAAGAGGAAAGCTGCTGTATATGCTTTCGGTCTCAAGGTCTGATTACATGTTTTATGGAGCGGAGCAGGAACAAAGATCAGTAATTGAACAGCAACTTAACATGACTTTGTCACAAAAGCAGAAGCTTTATAATTTCCTAGAGACCAATTACCTTCCTGAAAACAGATTCTATAAATATGACTTCTTTTACGACAACTGTTCATCAAGATTGAGAGATGCCTTCAAAACAGCAATGGGAGATTCTCTTCAATTTAAAAACATAGTCTTCAAAGATCAAAGTTTCAGGCAACTGATAGATCCTTATCTTGTGAACAAGCAGTTTCAGGATCTCGGTATGGATCTTGGGCTGGGCGCACCGGCAGATAGAATTGCCACACCCTCACAATATATGTTTCTTCCTGATCACTTAATGAATGCCATAGGCAATGCAACTGTGCTTTCAGACTCGGGCAAAACAGCATTTGTGGCCAAAAACAACGTCCTTTTTAAAGCAAATCCACCAGAAGACCAAGGCGCACCAGTGACTCCTGCGATGGTATTTGCCGCCCTTTTATTGATTGGAGGCTTCTCTACTTTTATTACCTGGAAAAAAAGACCTGAAACATTTACCATGGATGGAATTCTGTTTTTGATTCTTGGCTTATTCGGTCTGTTACTGTTGTTTCTTTGGTTCGGCACAGACCATAAGGTAACAGTGCACAACTGGAACATCATTTGGGCATTTCCGACACACATCATTGCTGCAATTCTCCTCTTTAAAAAGAAAAGAAGTGTTACGACTGGTTATTATTTTCTTTTGAACGGTATAGTTGTCCTGATCTTTACAGCTTGCATTTCAGTACTTCCTCAGGAAATTAATATGGCAGTTATTCCATTTCTACTGCTTATTATCATAAGGTCATTTACCCTTTATTATAAAATCACCAAAAGAATAAATTACTACCCTCTATGA
- a CDS encoding inositol monophosphatase family protein: MNLEHLCLEVIALTKEVRNFIKNELENFDLSKIEHKGKNDLVSYVDKQSETLLVKGLKDILPEAGFITEEATISREEKTYTWIIDPLDGTTNFLHKVPSFSISVGLMTEGRIILGVVHEVNLNECFYAWEGGGAYLNGNRIFVNKNTKLAESLIGTGFPYSLLDKTDVYFEIIKDFVKKTHGVRRLGSAAVDLAYVACGRFDGYFEFNLKIWDIAGGILLVKEAGGTVTDFRGGNDFLSGKEVLACGKAFEEISSVIKQRWN; this comes from the coding sequence ATGAATCTGGAGCATCTTTGCCTTGAAGTAATCGCATTGACAAAAGAGGTGCGTAACTTCATCAAAAACGAACTTGAAAATTTTGATCTTTCAAAAATTGAACATAAAGGAAAGAACGACCTGGTATCTTATGTAGATAAACAATCTGAAACCTTGCTTGTAAAAGGCTTGAAAGACATCCTTCCTGAAGCAGGTTTTATTACAGAGGAAGCTACCATCAGTAGAGAAGAGAAAACCTATACATGGATAATTGATCCTTTGGATGGAACGACAAACTTTCTTCATAAGGTACCTTCTTTCTCCATCAGCGTAGGTTTGATGACAGAGGGAAGAATAATTTTGGGAGTGGTGCATGAGGTGAACCTTAATGAGTGTTTTTATGCTTGGGAAGGAGGAGGAGCTTACTTAAATGGAAATCGCATTTTTGTTAATAAAAATACCAAACTTGCCGAGTCTCTCATTGGAACCGGATTTCCTTATAGTTTGCTTGACAAAACCGATGTTTATTTCGAAATTATAAAAGATTTCGTAAAAAAGACCCATGGCGTCAGAAGATTGGGATCTGCAGCAGTAGACCTTGCTTATGTTGCCTGTGGAAGATTTGACGGATATTTTGAATTCAATCTTAAAATTTGGGATATAGCAGGTGGAATTCTGCTCGTTAAAGAAGCAGGTGGAACTGTAACTGATTTTAGGGGAGGAAATGATTTCCTGTCAGGGAAAGAAGTTTTAGCCTGCGGAAAAGCTTTTGAAGAAATCAGTTCCGTGATAAAACAACGCTGGAATTAA
- a CDS encoding inositol monophosphatase family protein: MNLEHVCLKVAEITKEVLNFLKKEQEDFDNSKIEHKGKNDLVSYVDKQSEMLLVRRLKDILPEAGFITEEATISREEKKYTWIIDPLDGTTNYLHKMPLFSISVGLMSEGRIILGVVHEVNLNECFYAWEGGGAYLNGKRIFVNPNTSLESSLIATGFRYKQQDKTDAYFEIMYEFFKTTNGVRKLGSTAVDLAYVACGRLDGCFEYNLNSWDIAAGVLLVKEAGGIVTDFKGGNDFLSGKEVLACGKAYQEISTIVKQQWN, translated from the coding sequence ATGAATCTGGAGCATGTTTGCCTTAAAGTCGCTGAAATAACAAAAGAGGTACTTAACTTTTTAAAGAAGGAACAAGAAGATTTTGATAACTCAAAAATTGAGCATAAAGGGAAAAATGATCTTGTATCTTATGTCGATAAGCAATCGGAAATGCTGCTTGTCAGAAGATTGAAAGACATTCTTCCTGAAGCAGGCTTTATCACAGAAGAAGCAACAATTTCACGGGAGGAAAAAAAATATACGTGGATTATAGATCCACTGGATGGGACTACAAATTATCTCCATAAAATGCCTCTTTTTTCCATAAGTGTAGGGCTAATGTCTGAGGGTCGCATAATATTAGGAGTGGTTCATGAAGTGAACCTTAACGAATGTTTCTATGCTTGGGAAGGTGGTGGTGCTTATTTAAACGGAAAGAGAATATTTGTAAATCCCAATACCTCTCTTGAATCTTCTCTTATAGCAACAGGATTTCGATATAAGCAGCAGGATAAAACGGATGCCTATTTCGAAATTATGTACGAGTTTTTTAAGACTACCAATGGTGTTAGAAAGCTAGGATCTACAGCGGTAGATCTCGCCTATGTAGCATGCGGAAGACTGGACGGTTGTTTTGAATATAACCTCAACAGTTGGGATATAGCTGCGGGTGTTCTGCTTGTTAAAGAAGCAGGAGGTATCGTAACAGATTTTAAGGGAGGCAATGATTTCCTTTCAGGAAAGGAAGTTTTAGCCTGTGGAAAAGCTTATCAAGAAATCAGCACTATAGTTAAACAACAATGGAATTAG
- a CDS encoding KUP/HAK/KT family potassium transporter: protein MKSSKYAVDEVSFAGLLITLGIIYGDIGTSPLYVMKAVIGDSKVNEDLVLGGLSCVFWTLTLQTTIKYVILTLRADNNGEGGIFSLFALIRRRSPYLVFPAMIGGSMLLADGIITPPISVSSAIEGLRIFNPEINTMPIVICILVLLFIIQGLGTKFMGNAFGPIMFIWFCMLAVMGIKEVIQFPHVLSSVNPYYAYNLLMNYPGGLWLLGAVFLCTTGAEALYSDLGHCGRPNIRISWIFVKSCLLLNYMGQGAWILHSSGGFLNERNPFYAVMPQWFLPIGIGVATMAAIIASQALISGSFTLISEAIRLNLWPKVKLSFPTIMKGQIYVPSINWLMLAGCIGIVMYFKESSQMEAAYGLAINITMIVTTMLLCFYLYFVRKVTFFWVALVFVVYMAIELTFLVGNLTKFMHGGYVTLVISGILIYVMYTWYAARKIKNRLTEFIKLDDYIPLLKELSNDLSIPKYATHLVYLTSANSLREIESKVIYSIFQKQPKRADIYWFLHIDVLDEPYTMEYKVRFLEPNDVIRVDFRLGFRVEHRINLFFRKVVEDLVANKEVDFTSRYTSLSKRNVIGDFRFVVLEKHLSHDNDLSADERLIMNSYFILKEISLSETSAFGLDTSSVSVEKVPLVIAPMEHFDLKRIE from the coding sequence ATGAAAAGCTCAAAGTACGCAGTTGACGAAGTCAGTTTTGCCGGTTTATTAATTACGCTTGGAATTATTTATGGTGATATAGGGACTTCGCCTCTGTACGTAATGAAAGCGGTAATAGGGGATAGTAAAGTAAATGAGGATTTGGTGCTGGGAGGCTTGTCATGCGTATTCTGGACTCTGACACTTCAGACTACTATCAAGTATGTGATCCTTACACTGAGAGCTGATAACAACGGTGAAGGAGGAATTTTTTCTTTGTTTGCGCTTATCCGTAGAAGAAGCCCTTATCTGGTATTTCCTGCAATGATTGGCGGCAGTATGTTGCTTGCTGACGGTATAATTACTCCTCCTATTTCTGTTTCCTCTGCCATTGAAGGTTTAAGGATCTTTAATCCGGAGATAAATACAATGCCTATTGTAATCTGTATTCTCGTTCTGCTCTTTATCATCCAGGGGCTTGGTACTAAGTTTATGGGTAATGCATTTGGCCCGATCATGTTTATCTGGTTTTGTATGCTGGCAGTTATGGGTATAAAAGAAGTAATACAATTCCCTCACGTATTGAGCTCTGTCAATCCTTATTATGCATACAATCTTTTGATGAATTATCCCGGAGGCCTTTGGCTTCTTGGCGCAGTATTTCTTTGCACTACAGGGGCGGAAGCATTATACTCTGACCTTGGCCACTGTGGAAGACCGAATATCAGAATTTCATGGATTTTTGTAAAATCGTGTTTGTTGCTGAACTATATGGGCCAGGGAGCATGGATATTGCATAGCTCTGGAGGCTTTTTAAATGAAAGGAATCCTTTTTATGCAGTAATGCCTCAATGGTTCCTGCCGATTGGTATCGGTGTAGCTACAATGGCAGCCATCATAGCCTCTCAGGCTTTAATAAGCGGTTCTTTTACTCTTATTTCAGAAGCTATCAGACTAAATTTGTGGCCAAAAGTGAAACTTAGTTTCCCTACCATAATGAAAGGCCAGATTTACGTTCCGAGTATTAACTGGCTGATGCTTGCAGGCTGTATTGGTATAGTAATGTATTTTAAAGAGTCTTCGCAAATGGAAGCTGCTTACGGTTTGGCGATCAACATTACCATGATCGTAACTACCATGCTGCTTTGTTTTTACCTGTATTTTGTAAGAAAGGTGACTTTCTTCTGGGTGGCTCTGGTTTTTGTGGTATACATGGCAATCGAGCTCACATTCCTGGTGGGTAACCTTACCAAATTCATGCATGGTGGTTATGTTACGCTGGTTATCAGTGGTATTCTGATTTATGTAATGTACACATGGTATGCTGCACGCAAAATCAAAAACAGACTTACTGAATTCATTAAGTTGGACGACTATATTCCTTTGCTTAAGGAACTTAGCAATGACCTTTCTATTCCTAAATATGCTACTCACCTGGTATACCTCACCAGTGCAAACAGTCTTAGAGAAATAGAATCAAAAGTGATCTATTCAATTTTTCAGAAACAACCGAAAAGGGCAGATATTTACTGGTTTCTCCACATCGATGTTCTGGATGAACCTTATACCATGGAGTATAAAGTAAGATTTCTCGAGCCGAATGATGTTATCCGGGTAGATTTCAGACTTGGTTTCAGGGTAGAACACAGAATAAATCTCTTTTTCAGAAAAGTTGTAGAAGATCTGGTAGCAAATAAGGAAGTGGACTTTACCAGCCGGTATACATCACTTTCTAAAAGAAATGTTATTGGAGATTTCAGGTTTGTTGTGCTAGAGAAACACCTAAGTCATGATAATGACCTGTCGGCAGATGAAAGGCTGATCATGAACAGCTATTTTATACTGAAAGAAATCAGTTTGTCGGAAACGAGCGCCTTTGGTCTGGACACTAGCTCAGTCTCAGTTGAGAAGGTTCCTCTCGTGATTGCACCAATGGAGCATTTCGACCTGAAGAGAATTGAATAA